The following coding sequences lie in one Stenotrophomonas rhizophila genomic window:
- a CDS encoding phosphoribosylaminoimidazolesuccinocarboxamide synthase — translation MPTTLLQSDLPGLPLRHRGKVRDVFDIPRDRLPAGTPPGEYLLMVATDRLSAFDVVLPDPIPGKGEMLCQVSNFWFAKTAHLMPNHLTGIDVASVLPDGVDPALYAKRAVVTRKLKPVPVEAIARGYLIGSGWKDYQRTGKVSGIDLPDGLRQAEQLPEPIFTPSTKAAVGDHDENIDFDAMVKAVGADLAERVRDATLRIYKFAADYARERGIILADTKFEFGTDEDGRLYIMDEMLTPDSSRYWPADEYEVGTSPPSYDKQFVRDYLETLDWGKTAPGPTIPADIIERTRAKYAEALQRLAGINVD, via the coding sequence GTGCCGACCACGTTGTTGCAATCCGATCTCCCCGGCCTGCCCTTGCGCCATCGCGGCAAGGTGCGTGATGTTTTTGACATTCCGCGCGACCGGCTCCCCGCCGGCACGCCGCCGGGGGAGTACCTGCTGATGGTCGCCACCGACCGTCTGTCGGCCTTCGACGTGGTGCTGCCTGATCCGATCCCGGGCAAGGGCGAAATGCTCTGCCAGGTGTCGAACTTCTGGTTCGCCAAGACCGCCCACCTGATGCCCAACCACCTGACCGGCATCGACGTGGCCAGCGTGCTGCCCGACGGCGTGGATCCGGCCCTGTACGCCAAGCGCGCGGTGGTCACCCGCAAGCTCAAGCCGGTGCCGGTGGAAGCGATCGCCCGCGGTTACCTGATCGGCAGCGGCTGGAAGGATTACCAGCGCACCGGCAAGGTCAGCGGCATCGACCTGCCCGATGGCCTGCGCCAGGCCGAGCAGCTGCCCGAGCCGATCTTCACCCCCTCGACCAAGGCCGCCGTGGGCGACCATGACGAGAACATCGATTTCGATGCGATGGTGAAGGCCGTGGGTGCCGACCTCGCCGAGCGCGTGCGGGATGCCACCCTGCGCATCTACAAGTTCGCTGCCGACTACGCCCGCGAGCGCGGCATCATCCTGGCCGACACCAAGTTCGAGTTCGGGACCGATGAAGACGGCCGCCTGTACATCATGGATGAGATGCTGACCCCGGACTCCTCGCGCTACTGGCCGGCCGACGAGTACGAGGTGGGCACCAGCCCGCCGAGCTACGACAAGCAGTTCGTGCGCGACTACCTGGAGACGCTGGACTGGGGCAAGACCGCCCCGGGCCCGACCATCCCGGCCGACATCATCGAGCGCACCCGCGCCAAGTACGCCGAGGCGCTGCAGCGCCTGGCGGGGATCAACGTCGACTGA
- a CDS encoding DUF962 domain-containing protein, translating into MTTTTVARPIDRYFASYSDDHRNVLNQHIHVVAVPAILWSVVALLWCLPPLVTWFQNGIWSAFAMFAAWCFYNRLSRALGIGMLVLLFVFGCLCRLLEAEIGLHNLLWVAIGVFVVAWIAQFIGHKFEGRKPSFLTDLTYLLIGPAWVVAKLYRRLGVAY; encoded by the coding sequence ATGACCACCACCACCGTCGCGCGCCCGATCGACCGCTACTTCGCCAGCTATTCCGACGACCACCGCAATGTGCTCAACCAGCACATCCACGTGGTGGCGGTGCCGGCGATCCTCTGGTCGGTGGTGGCCCTGCTGTGGTGCCTGCCGCCGCTGGTGACCTGGTTCCAGAACGGGATCTGGTCGGCCTTTGCGATGTTCGCCGCGTGGTGCTTCTACAACCGGCTGTCGCGTGCGCTGGGCATCGGCATGCTGGTGCTGTTGTTCGTGTTCGGCTGCCTGTGCCGCCTGCTGGAGGCCGAAATCGGCCTGCACAACCTGCTGTGGGTGGCCATCGGCGTGTTCGTGGTGGCCTGGATCGCGCAGTTCATCGGGCACAAGTTTGAAGGGCGCAAGCCGAGCTTCCTGACCGACCTCACCTACCTGCTGATCGGGCCGGCGTGGGTGGTGGCCAAGCTGTACCGGCGGTTGGGTGTGGCTTACTGA
- a CDS encoding Na+/H+ antiporter subunit C: MELALASAIGVLGAIGIYLLLRARTFDVILGMTFLSYATNLLIFAGGRLVSGKAPVLREGIDSDLGNYTDPLPQALVLTAIVIAFAMTAVSIVLAMRSRSDNHSDHVDAHEEEQDTAPADTAPGREGGA, translated from the coding sequence ATGGAACTGGCCCTGGCAAGCGCCATCGGCGTACTCGGCGCGATCGGCATCTACCTGCTGCTGCGCGCGCGCACCTTCGACGTCATCCTGGGCATGACCTTCCTGTCCTACGCCACCAACCTGCTGATCTTCGCCGGTGGCCGGCTGGTGTCGGGCAAGGCGCCGGTGCTGCGCGAAGGCATCGACAGCGACCTGGGCAACTACACCGACCCGTTGCCGCAGGCACTGGTGCTGACCGCGATCGTGATTGCGTTTGCGATGACCGCAGTGAGCATCGTGCTGGCCATGCGCAGCCGCAGCGACAACCACAGCGACCACGTCGACGCGCATGAGGAAGAGCAGGACACCGCGCCGGCCGACACCGCGCCGGGCCGGGAGGGCGGCGCATGA
- a CDS encoding J domain-containing protein gives MRWYGKLLGFIAGALLFRPNPLFGAVVGLLIGHAFDADWFRLNKENPYRELGLTSEATDAEIDLAYRRLMSQYHPDKVVGAAPELRQQAERKSRQLNAAYDRIKTLRKR, from the coding sequence ATGCGCTGGTACGGAAAACTGCTCGGATTCATCGCCGGGGCCCTGCTGTTCAGGCCCAATCCGCTGTTTGGTGCCGTGGTCGGGCTGCTGATCGGGCATGCCTTCGACGCCGACTGGTTCCGCCTGAACAAGGAGAACCCCTACCGCGAGCTGGGGCTGACCTCCGAGGCCACCGACGCCGAGATCGACCTGGCCTACCGCCGCCTGATGTCCCAGTACCACCCCGACAAGGTGGTCGGCGCCGCCCCGGAGCTGCGCCAGCAGGCCGAGCGCAAGTCGCGCCAGCTCAACGCCGCCTACGACCGCATCAAGACCCTGCGCAAGCGCTGA
- a CDS encoding N-acetyltransferase family protein, with protein MTVATVTLRVATADDAALILRFIRELAIYEKAESSVQTDEAGIRASLFGPDAKAHALICEADGAAIGYAVYFYNYSTWLGRNGIYLEDLYVSPDNRGSGAGKALLQHIARIAVAEGCGRFEWSVLDWNEPAIKFYEAAGAKPQSEWTVYRMEGEALKAFAAG; from the coding sequence ATGACGGTGGCCACTGTGACCCTCCGCGTGGCCACCGCCGACGATGCGGCGCTGATCCTGCGTTTCATCCGCGAACTGGCGATCTATGAAAAGGCCGAGTCGTCGGTGCAGACCGACGAGGCCGGCATCCGCGCCAGCCTGTTCGGGCCCGATGCCAAGGCGCACGCGCTGATCTGCGAAGCCGACGGCGCGGCCATCGGCTACGCCGTGTATTTCTACAACTACTCCACCTGGCTGGGCCGCAACGGCATCTACCTGGAAGACCTGTACGTCAGCCCGGACAACCGCGGCAGCGGTGCCGGCAAGGCGCTGCTTCAGCACATCGCACGCATCGCGGTGGCCGAAGGCTGCGGCCGGTTCGAATGGTCGGTGCTGGACTGGAACGAACCGGCGATCAAGTTCTATGAAGCGGCGGGGGCGAAACCGCAGAGCGAGTGGACGGTGTACCGGATGGAAGGTGAGGCATTGAAGGCGTTTGCTGCGGGTTGA
- a CDS encoding SMI1/KNR4 family protein, with the protein MDWQAMLNELNQAILDNLANSAPDVLRDRINGPAEEQERFQRVVTATQEALSGERHWFGCPGASEQEISAREAHLGVAFPDSYRAFLKASNGFIIPGSFNGPLLPVSEVQLFGETNAWICELWAEADYPEITAESRLKGLIRVSSTGLWTSDYLLVEPRPPTADWPYTAYCYDRMGVNELETFADVIAGEIRWQKSMAGAG; encoded by the coding sequence ATGGACTGGCAAGCGATGTTGAACGAGCTCAATCAGGCGATTCTGGACAACCTGGCGAACAGCGCACCCGATGTACTGAGAGACCGCATCAATGGGCCTGCCGAAGAGCAGGAGCGATTCCAGCGTGTTGTCACGGCCACCCAGGAGGCGCTGAGCGGGGAACGACACTGGTTCGGATGTCCCGGGGCGTCCGAACAGGAAATATCAGCACGGGAGGCCCACCTGGGGGTGGCCTTTCCTGACAGCTATCGCGCGTTCCTGAAGGCATCCAATGGCTTCATCATTCCGGGTAGCTTCAACGGCCCATTGCTCCCGGTGTCGGAAGTGCAGCTGTTTGGCGAAACGAACGCGTGGATATGCGAACTGTGGGCGGAGGCCGATTACCCCGAGATCACAGCGGAAAGTCGCTTGAAGGGATTGATCCGGGTTTCGTCCACCGGGCTGTGGACCAGCGACTACCTGCTGGTTGAACCAAGGCCCCCGACCGCTGACTGGCCATACACGGCCTACTGCTATGACCGCATGGGCGTGAACGAGCTGGAGACCTTCGCGGACGTCATTGCCGGAGAGATCCGGTGGCAGAAAAGCATGGCGGGCGCTGGATGA
- the rpe gene encoding ribulose-phosphate 3-epimerase, translated as MSNCIIAPSILSANFARLGEEVDNVLAAGADWVHFDVMDNHYVPNLTIGPMVCQALRKHGVTAPIDVHLMVEPVDRIIPDFAEAGATYISFHPEASRHVHRTIQLIRSLGCKPGLVLNPGTPVDILDWVLDDLDLVLLMSVNPGFGGQAFIPSALDKLRVVRQKIDASGRDIRLEIDGGVKADNIGAIAAAGADAFVAGSAIFNAKTSYQDVIAQMRQNVAQARG; from the coding sequence ATGTCCAACTGCATCATCGCCCCCTCCATCCTGTCCGCCAATTTCGCCCGCCTGGGGGAGGAAGTGGACAACGTGCTCGCCGCCGGTGCGGACTGGGTGCACTTCGATGTGATGGACAACCACTATGTGCCCAACCTGACCATCGGCCCGATGGTCTGCCAGGCCCTGCGCAAGCACGGAGTTACCGCGCCGATCGACGTGCACCTGATGGTGGAGCCGGTGGACCGCATCATCCCGGACTTCGCCGAGGCCGGTGCCACCTACATCAGCTTCCACCCGGAAGCCTCGCGCCACGTCCACCGCACCATCCAGCTGATCCGTTCGCTGGGCTGCAAGCCGGGCCTGGTGCTCAACCCCGGCACCCCGGTGGACATCCTGGACTGGGTGCTGGACGACCTGGACCTGGTGCTGCTGATGTCGGTCAACCCGGGCTTCGGCGGCCAGGCGTTCATTCCGTCGGCGCTGGACAAGCTGCGCGTGGTCCGCCAGAAGATCGATGCCAGCGGCCGCGACATCCGCCTGGAGATCGACGGTGGCGTGAAGGCCGACAACATCGGGGCGATCGCCGCCGCCGGTGCCGATGCCTTCGTGGCCGGCTCGGCGATCTTCAACGCCAAGACCAGCTACCAGGACGTGATCGCGCAGATGCGCCAGAACGTCGCCCAGGCGCGGGGCTGA
- a CDS encoding monovalent cation/H+ antiporter subunit A, whose translation MNPSLILLLALPFLMAVAVASFRRTSRSTAAWLAAAAPLGGLALLATMTPAIMDGGVVRSFGTWLPQIGLTFSLRLDGLAWMFAGMVLAIGALVVMYAHYYLSARDSAHRFYCYLLLFMGAMLGMVLSGNLLLLMVFWEMTSISSFLLIGFWSHRQDAREGARMALVVTGGGGLALLGGVLLIGRIVGSFELDAVLASGDLIRASALYPYALFLILAGIFTKSAQFPFHFWLPHAMAAPTPVSAYLHSATMVKAGVFLLARLHPALAGTDLFFYTVSGIGAITLLIGAWNAIFQHDLKGLLAYSTISHLGLITMLFGLSTPMAVVAGVFHILNHATFKASLFMAAGIIDHETGTRDMRKLGGLRRLMPFTSALAIIASLAMAGIPLLNGFLSKEMLFAEALTAGGPETMRVVMSIAALLAGVFGVAYSLRFVHDTFFGKGPHDLDRVPHEPPRFMKVPVEILVVVCVAVGVAPAITIAPVLHAAASSILGPAMPAYSLSVWHGFNTPLMMSIAGVIGGIALYFGLRRLINLHAVVSRAIGRNIFHKQLDLVFGFAHRLTQALANGSLQRMLMALVVVAIIVALAPFVANPGSPNWPSPQPLPLLGWTLWLVMMACAVSALFVYRQRLLAVLVLGGVGLMVSLTFVFLSAPDLALTQLLVEMVTLVLMLLGMNYLPAQSAPEHSRWRKRRDALIAIIGGGGLAAAAYTAMTLPPNTMAGELVARALPEAYGQNVVNVILVDFRGFDTFGEITVFGIAALVVHAMLRRSRMAPEQIMPGPPIKLPVPADLAQIMFPLTLTVSIFLFLRGHNAPGGGFIAGLVLAVPLLIQYVIQGTTSVESRFGFDYIRCIGAGLLIAIVSGSASMLFGVPFLTSGHLDLHIPLIGEVPLASAIGFDTGVYLVVFGGAMLILSMMGTIKPSRTRNARKGEIDPNRRSAKTGEMH comes from the coding sequence ATGAATCCCAGCCTGATCCTGCTGCTCGCCCTGCCGTTCCTGATGGCCGTGGCGGTCGCCTCATTCCGCCGCACCTCCCGCTCCACGGCCGCCTGGTTGGCCGCGGCAGCGCCGTTGGGGGGACTGGCGCTGTTGGCCACCATGACCCCGGCGATCATGGACGGCGGCGTTGTCCGCAGCTTCGGCACCTGGCTGCCCCAGATCGGCCTGACCTTCTCGCTGCGCCTGGACGGCCTGGCCTGGATGTTCGCCGGCATGGTGCTGGCCATCGGCGCGTTGGTGGTGATGTACGCCCACTACTACCTCAGCGCGCGCGACAGCGCCCACCGCTTCTACTGCTACCTGTTGCTGTTCATGGGCGCCATGCTGGGCATGGTGCTGTCGGGCAACCTGTTGCTGCTGATGGTGTTCTGGGAAATGACCAGCATCAGCTCGTTCCTGCTGATCGGCTTCTGGTCGCACCGCCAGGACGCCCGCGAGGGCGCGCGGATGGCCCTGGTGGTCACCGGCGGCGGTGGCCTGGCCCTGCTCGGCGGCGTGCTGCTGATCGGCCGCATCGTGGGCAGCTTCGAGCTGGATGCGGTGCTGGCCAGCGGCGATCTGATCCGCGCCAGCGCGCTGTACCCCTACGCGCTGTTCCTGATACTGGCCGGCATCTTCACCAAGAGCGCGCAGTTCCCGTTCCACTTCTGGCTGCCGCACGCCATGGCCGCGCCCACCCCGGTGTCGGCATACCTGCACTCGGCGACGATGGTCAAAGCCGGCGTGTTCCTGCTGGCGCGGTTGCATCCGGCGCTGGCCGGCACCGACCTGTTCTTCTATACGGTCAGCGGCATCGGCGCGATCACGTTGCTGATCGGTGCCTGGAACGCAATCTTCCAGCATGACCTGAAGGGCCTGCTGGCCTATTCGACGATCTCGCACCTGGGCCTGATCACCATGCTGTTCGGGCTGTCCACGCCGATGGCGGTGGTGGCCGGCGTGTTCCACATCCTCAACCACGCCACCTTCAAAGCCTCGCTGTTCATGGCCGCGGGCATCATCGACCACGAAACCGGCACCCGCGACATGCGCAAGCTGGGCGGGCTACGCCGGTTGATGCCCTTCACCAGCGCACTGGCGATCATCGCCTCGCTGGCCATGGCCGGCATCCCGCTGCTTAACGGCTTCCTGTCCAAGGAAATGCTGTTCGCCGAAGCGCTCACCGCCGGTGGCCCGGAAACGATGCGGGTGGTGATGTCCATCGCCGCGCTGCTGGCCGGCGTGTTCGGCGTGGCCTACAGCCTGCGCTTCGTGCACGACACGTTCTTCGGCAAGGGCCCGCACGACCTGGACCGGGTGCCGCACGAGCCGCCGCGCTTCATGAAGGTGCCGGTGGAAATCCTGGTGGTGGTGTGCGTGGCCGTGGGCGTGGCCCCGGCCATCACCATCGCCCCGGTGCTGCACGCGGCAGCCTCGTCGATCCTGGGCCCGGCGATGCCGGCCTACAGCCTGTCGGTGTGGCATGGCTTCAACACGCCGCTGATGATGAGCATCGCCGGTGTCATTGGCGGCATCGCGCTGTACTTCGGGCTGCGCCGGTTGATCAACCTGCATGCCGTGGTGAGCCGCGCGATCGGCCGCAACATCTTCCACAAGCAGCTGGACCTGGTGTTCGGCTTCGCCCACCGGCTCACCCAGGCGCTGGCCAACGGCAGCCTGCAGCGCATGCTGATGGCACTGGTGGTGGTGGCGATCATCGTCGCGCTGGCCCCGTTCGTGGCCAACCCCGGTTCGCCGAACTGGCCCTCGCCGCAGCCGCTGCCGCTGCTTGGCTGGACGCTGTGGCTGGTGATGATGGCCTGCGCGGTCAGTGCGCTGTTCGTGTACCGGCAGCGTCTGCTGGCGGTGCTGGTGCTGGGCGGCGTGGGCCTGATGGTGTCGCTCACCTTCGTGTTCCTGTCCGCCCCCGACCTGGCGCTGACCCAGCTGCTGGTGGAAATGGTCACCCTGGTGCTGATGCTGCTGGGCATGAACTACCTGCCCGCCCAATCGGCGCCGGAGCATTCGCGCTGGCGCAAACGCCGCGATGCCCTGATCGCCATCATCGGCGGCGGCGGTCTGGCGGCTGCGGCCTATACCGCCATGACCCTGCCGCCCAACACCATGGCCGGCGAGCTGGTCGCGCGTGCCCTGCCCGAGGCGTACGGGCAGAACGTGGTCAACGTGATCCTGGTGGACTTCCGCGGCTTCGATACCTTCGGTGAGATCACCGTGTTCGGTATTGCCGCCCTGGTGGTGCACGCCATGCTGCGGCGCTCGCGGATGGCACCGGAGCAGATCATGCCGGGCCCGCCGATCAAGCTGCCGGTCCCGGCCGATCTGGCGCAGATCATGTTCCCGCTCACGCTCACCGTGTCGATCTTCCTGTTCCTGCGCGGCCACAACGCCCCCGGTGGCGGCTTCATCGCCGGCCTGGTGCTGGCCGTGCCGCTGCTGATCCAGTACGTGATCCAGGGCACCACCTCGGTGGAGTCGCGGTTCGGCTTCGACTACATCCGCTGCATCGGTGCCGGCCTGCTGATCGCCATCGTCAGCGGCAGTGCGTCGATGCTGTTCGGGGTGCCGTTCCTGACCAGCGGCCACCTGGACCTGCATATCCCGCTTATTGGCGAGGTGCCGCTGGCCAGCGCCATCGGCTTCGATACCGGCGTGTACCTGGTGGTGTTTGGCGGGGCGATGCTGATCCTGTCGATGATGGGCACCATCAAGCCGTCGCGTACGCGCAACGCCCGCAAGGGCGAGATCGATCCCAACCGTCGTTCGGCAAAAACCGGGGAGATGCACTGA